The following are encoded in a window of Impatiens glandulifera chromosome 5, dImpGla2.1, whole genome shotgun sequence genomic DNA:
- the LOC124937987 gene encoding protoporphyrinogen oxidase 1, chloroplastic: MATSVSISYFNTYPCTHSTTNRVFLPANIRSSSFYSPTSFTNLPISLLWNGHFRPRKPRCSIAEDSSISSSNFGAQLSDNGQSVLDCVIVGGGISGLCIAQALATKHAGTAPNFLLTEANARVGGNIITVEKDGFMWEEGPNSFQPSDSMLTMVVDSGLKDDLVLGDPNAPRFVFWDGKLKPVPSKPTDLPLFDLMSFGGKLRAGFGALGFRPSPPDHEESVEEFVRRNLGDEVFERLIEPFCSGVYAGDPSKLSMKAAFGKVWKLEQNGGSIIGGVFNTIQKKSNAPKIPRDTRLPKIKGQTVGSFRKGLSMLPNAIFKRLNDKVKLSWKLSSIVKLNNHKYSLTYETPEGSVSLLSRSVVMAVPSYVASNLIQPLSAAAADALSKFYYPPVAAVSISYPKEAIRTECLIDGELKGFGQLHPRSQGVETLGTIYSSSLFPNRAPPGRILLLNYIGGATNPGILSKTESQLVESVDRDLRKILINPNAKEPLVLGVRVWPKAIPQFLVGHVDILEAAKAALNNHDLKGVFLGGNYVSGVALGRCVEDSYEIAAQVSQFLSAVSVS; the protein is encoded by the exons ATGGCGACGAGTGTTTCTATTTCATACTTCAATACTTATCCATGCACTCATTCCACCACCAACCGCGTCTTCCTTCCTGCTAACATTCGCTCTTCCTCTTTCTACAGTCCCACCTCTTTCACCAATCTTCCAATTTCCCTTCTTTGGAACGGACATTTTCGCCCACGGAAACCTCGATGCTCGATCGCCGAAGATTCTTCCATTTCCTCTTCCAATTTCGGTGCCCAACTCAGTGATAACGGTCAATCGGTGCTGGACTGTGTTATCGTCGGTGGAGGAATCAGTGGTCTTTGCATTGCCCAAGCTCTCGCGACCAAGCACGCTGGAACCGCTCCAAATTTTCTGTTAACAGAGGCAAATGCACGAGTTGGGGGGAATATTATTACAGTGGAGAAAGATGGGTTTATGTGGGAAGAAGGTCCTAACAGTTTTCAGCCTTCTGATTCTATGTTAACCATGGTG GTGGATAGCGGCTTGAAAGACGATTTAGTGTTGGGGGATCCTAATGCTCCACGATTTGTGTTCTGGGATGGTAAACTAAAACCAGTTCCATCAAAACCAACTGATCTTCCTTTGTTTGATTTGATGAGTTTTGGTGGGAAACTTCGGGCTGGCTTTGGTGCTCTTGGCTTTCGACCTAGTCCTCCT GATCACGAGGAATCTGTTGAAGAGTTTGTTCGTCGCAACCTTGGTGATGAAGTTTTTGAACGCTTGATAGAACCATTTTGTTCTG GTGTGTATGCAGGGGACCCCTCAAAACTGAGTATGAAAGCAGCATTTGGAAAAGTATGGAAGCTAGAGCAGAATGGTGGTAGTATAATTGGTGGCGTCTTTAATACAATCCAGAAGAAAAGCAATGCTCCAAAGATTCCTCGAGACAC GCGTCTACCCAAAATAAAGGGGCAAACAGTTGGATCCTTCAGAAAAGGGTTATCAATGTTGCCCAATGCAATATTCAAAAG gTTGAATGACAAAGTCAAACTGTCTTGGAAGCTTTCTAGCATCGTTAAGTTGAATAATCACAAGTACAGTTTGACATATGAAACACCTGAAGGATCGGTGTCTCTCCTGAGCAGAAGTGTTGTGATGGCAGTACCATCTTATGTTGCCAGCAATTTGATTCAACCTCTTTCA GCTGCTGCAGCAGATGCACTATCAAAGTTCTATTATCCACCAGTTGCTGCGGTGTCAATTTCGTACCCAAAGGAGGCAATTCGTACTGAATGTTTGATAGATGGTGAACTCAAGGGCTTTGGTCAGTTGCATCCTCGGAGCCAAGGGGTTGAAACCTTAG GAACCATATACAGCTCATCACTCTTCCCTAACAGAGCACCACCAGGAAGGATTCTGCTCTTGAACTACATTGGAGGGGCCACAAATCCTGGAATTTTGTCCAAG ACGGAAAGCCAACTAGTGGAATCTGTTGACCGTGATCTGAGAAAGATTTTGATAAATCCTAATGCGAAAGAACCTCTGGTTTTGGGTGTCCGAGTATGGCCAAAAGCCATACCTCAGTTCTTAGTTGGGCATGTTGATATCTTGGAAGCTGCAAAAGCTGCTTTAAATAACCATGATCTGAAAGGTGTATTCCTTGGAGGGAATTATGTATCTGGTGTGGCTTTAGGCCGCTGTGTTGAAGATTCTTACGAAATTGCAGCCCAAGTTTCTCAGTTTTTGTCTGCTGTATCAGTAAGCTAG